The nucleotide sequence TATGCTGCACTCCGGCCTGGCGGAGGTGTTATCCTGCAGGACAGAGCCTGATGTATCTGATCCGGAAGCGCTTATCGAAAACAGTATCCGGGTAGGACTTATAAAAGGGGAGTCGATTTTCGGCATTCTTGGAATACGGGATGACGGGCCCTACGAGACCTCAATCCGGGCTGTAACCGACTGTATTGTCACAATTATTCCGGTTAAACATGAAGAGATCATGCATCTGCTTCAGTCCCGGATCTCCCTGAATCTGCAGGTTTTGCGGGCCCTTGTGCAGCGCATAGAATCTTCGGTCTTTCTGTATAATAACTATAAGTATCTCTGGCACAAGTTTGCTTCCATTGCCGACGCTTTGGCATTGGCAGGGAATTTTCCTGAAACCCCGGCGCCTGGTGCACTCTGTTCCCGGGAATCCTCATCCCTGAGGGAGTATGCAGCCTGTTTACGTTCCCGCATTAATGCTGCAGAGGATATCACCAAACCCGAACCCTGGGATCATAATCTCTTTCTTGGGCGCACGCAGCAGGCGTTAAAACTGTATGAGGCGCAGGACGAAAAAACAGTAGAAAACATGATCGATTATCAACAGCTTTTGTTTTTCAAGAGGCTCGTACAAAAACCGGACGAGGTCTTAATTCCCCTGTTTAAAAAAGATGAACCCCTCAATTTTTATATTTTTCAGTTTATGAGCCGGGCCCTTGGGACCATGGTCAATCAGAATATGCATCTGGTAACTGCAATAGACGAGCTTATCCGCAAGCTTTTTCAAAAAGAAGGATGGATCGAGCAGATCCTGAGGATGCAGACAAGAGGCAGTGAGAAGGCAGCTGTTTTTAATCACTATCTTGGAAAGTTCTGCTGGCGGTGCAGGCAGGATGCAAAAAAACTGATGGGCGTCAATTTGGCTGCTGAGTTTCCTGTCTATTCCAGCCTGGGACAGTATCAGAATCTGGATATGGAGGGGCGTCATAGCGGGAAATCCGGGGAAGAAAAAAAGACCCAATCACCAGGACTGGCAAAGTATACGAATATCCTTGACAAGATTCTTGAGTTCTCGGATATGGACGGGGATTTTATCGACAGTTTCAAGGAAAACATCCGGATCTTCAGAAAGTCCGACAATAAACTGGGCGGAGGCTTACGGGAACTTAGAGATACTCTGACGCAGCAGTACTGGAAGCTTTATGAGCACTGTTTCTTAAAGATTATTGATACCGACTTGAAGGGTTTTATTCCGGGTATTATGCTCCATTTTGGTCTGGTCGATGAATCCCTTGTCAGTAAAGAGGAACTCGCCGTAATTGATGAGGCCTATTCTAAAACACTCTACAGCGATGATGCTGTTCCTGTTATGACTTTACCCTATTTCCTGGAGAAGATTTACCGTTCCGAGTGCGGGCCTTCAATCACCGAAATGGGACAAACCTTCCGGGAAGTTCTAAAGCGTCAAACAAAGATGACCAAAGCCCAGAAGAGCAGCTCGTACATGTACAAGGATACAGCAGAAGACAGGGTACGCTTTGAACTGCACAATGTGGCCTCTCAAACCGGCGGCCTGCTTTCGGGGGCCAGGCAAAGGGCAGTGCCCTTTTTGTGCAGTGATGCTTTTACAGGAACACTGGAACGGCTGCTGATAGAACCGGAGGTCTTTGGCGGAAAGGTGAACTCATACCGGGAACGTGATTTCTCCGTATTTTATCGGGAAGTAGTCCTGCGGCATAAGTTCGGCACTGATCTGATCTATAAAGAGGTGGTACCGTACTTTGTTCTGTACCCCTTAAGCGGATCCAGGGCCATGATGTGGCAGGAACTGGACGGTACAAAACGGGAGAGCCCGGGAAGGATT is from Marispirochaeta sp. and encodes:
- a CDS encoding cyclic nucleotide-binding domain-containing protein → MERLNLTEEIKRKKVAAGTVLILQGDSAKVMNMLHSGLAEVLSCRTEPDVSDPEALIENSIRVGLIKGESIFGILGIRDDGPYETSIRAVTDCIVTIIPVKHEEIMHLLQSRISLNLQVLRALVQRIESSVFLYNNYKYLWHKFASIADALALAGNFPETPAPGALCSRESSSLREYAACLRSRINAAEDITKPEPWDHNLFLGRTQQALKLYEAQDEKTVENMIDYQQLLFFKRLVQKPDEVLIPLFKKDEPLNFYIFQFMSRALGTMVNQNMHLVTAIDELIRKLFQKEGWIEQILRMQTRGSEKAAVFNHYLGKFCWRCRQDAKKLMGVNLAAEFPVYSSLGQYQNLDMEGRHSGKSGEEKKTQSPGLAKYTNILDKILEFSDMDGDFIDSFKENIRIFRKSDNKLGGGLRELRDTLTQQYWKLYEHCFLKIIDTDLKGFIPGIMLHFGLVDESLVSKEELAVIDEAYSKTLYSDDAVPVMTLPYFLEKIYRSECGPSITEMGQTFREVLKRQTKMTKAQKSSSYMYKDTAEDRVRFELHNVASQTGGLLSGARQRAVPFLCSDAFTGTLERLLIEPEVFGGKVNSYRERDFSVFYREVVLRHKFGTDLIYKEVVPYFVLYPLSGSRAMMWQELDGTKRESPGRIFLPSFFSENLEEIIPTLLAQFRWELQKTMAGVKWTDPIEGGIVGLYYDYINFYRKNPKLTPEAKEKMREFIQKTRSDRDRFTSDYLTWVNYEYEGRLRMNPVVREIFYRYASFPEEHRREMAKKPIFTDMETKYQNRVRKELLRLESRKKRFEKAGEKVPREIEEYISYLNM